One Phyllopteryx taeniolatus isolate TA_2022b chromosome 12, UOR_Ptae_1.2, whole genome shotgun sequence genomic window, TCAATCTGTGGACAAGACAGCCCATTGAGTTGTGATAATGGCTACGGAAGTGCTTCTAGATAGATCCTGAAAGGATTAGGCCGTATCCTTTTCAACCAACACCACCAAATATGCTACTGAGAGAGATTATCCTTTGAATGAGGATGCAGTGTCGGATGGTATTTTCACTGGTGGAGGCCGCATTTCATCACAAAGCCACCAAATGACACTTTGTCAATTAGTGTAGCAGATACatgtatgtggcgcatgcagcagCCAAGTCGCTAAAGTGATCCATATGTacatttagcatttatttcatttccttaactttttcagtcttttatcACTTTTGTGCCCTTCATTTTGGATAAGTTTTTGctcttttgtgttgtgtttccaAAACCATGCAAGACTAAGTCTTCCAAATTCGGCTTTCAAGCCGAGGTTAGGGTTTGagccagaggcggggtacaccctggactggttgccagccaatcatagggcagatatagacaaactcacattcacgttTAAGGACAGTCTTTGGGTTAACTTGGGGCCATTCCCAGCTAAATTTTGGcaagaggtagggtacaccccggactggtttCCAGTTCATCGTAAGGCAACTTAAAACCTCTCTGttaatcattttcatttccacCTGTGGAGCTGCCCGCAGAGTCAACGTTGAGGCTAAGCAGCTTTCAAGCTTTTCACCATCTTGTTCTCATGGTTAATCCATTTTAAAGTGACACATCTGAGACCTGCCAGGAAACCGGTCGCACACAAGACCGACCTATCATCAAGTtgtcattaaaatgttattgtgtttttgtcttatATTGTCTTAACTGCTTGTCTTACAGAGAAAGATACCATGGATATTTGGTGTAATGGAGAGAAGATTGAAACTGCAGTAAGTGCAGTGatgcatttttacaactttTCAACTTTTGAATTAACAACATTTGTAACTAACTACAACCgttagtggcggcacggtggacgactggttagagcgtcagcctcacagttgtgaggacccgggttcaatccccggccccgcctgtgtggagtttgcatgttctccccgtgggttttctccgggcactccggtttcctcccacatcccaaaaacatgcattaattggagactctaaattgcccgtaggcatgactgtgagtgcgaatggttgtttgtttgtatgtgccctgcgattggctggcaaccagttcagggtgtaccccgcctcctgcccgatgacagctgggataggctccagcacgcccgcgatcctagtgaggagaagcggctcagaaaatggatggatggatacaaccgttagtttgaacaaattgtaATCCATAACGGGTGTAGATAAAGGGGGTGTGTGAAATTGTGGtctttcaattgctttattaaACAAACGGTAAAACAATACAGTTATCTAAAGCACATTCTCAGCACACCTGCCAGAAGCCTCAGATGACACCATCACTGTACATCAGCCAGCACTACCTTGTCATCCGGCCAATTCCATGTCACTCAACCAAGTAGACCCGCCTTTAAAAGgcatacacacattcacagtcaGAGTTACTACGGTAAAGAAGGTGTTAGATGGTGACcgcaagtggacaaaaataacaccTGACCTCACATACATATACTGTTTTGTTAATTGGTGAGGAAAGAGTATGCATGGAACTTAaacgatttttttcccccgtttaTTGGGGTGGTCTGGCAGGTAACCCCAGCgacaaacctttatttatccaggtaaagcaaacgagaacagattctcatttgcaatgccgacctggttACAGACAGCAGagtcaaacaaagcaaaataaaagcaaaacgaGGGATTAATGTACCTGTATTTCCCTTTAAGATTTTGTGGGGCATTGCATTTTTACCTCTTAAGTGCTAAAATCATCCTTACACAGCATCTGTCTGACTTATTCCTCCCAGGGCGAGTTTGTGGACGACGGCACAGAAACCCACTTCACCCTGGGTGAACACAACTGCTGTGTGAAGGCGGTGAGCAGCGGAAAACAACGAGACGGACTCATTCACACACTTCTCGTGGACGGAGCAGAAATAGCTGAATGTACAGAGtgactttttgttcatttaaaaaacatatatattaaaatatatatatatatatatatatatatatatatgtatatatatatatatatatataagcggctgaaataagtatttaacatgtcaccatttttcccactacatatatttccaaagctgctattgacatgaaaatttcaccagatgttgggatcCACCCATTTAACCCATACATACGaagaaagtagaataaataagatgagaaattaagttgtgtgtaataatgtgaaatgacacagggaaaaagtattgaacacggcaactggtatttatttaatactttgtacaaaagcctttgtttgcaatgacaggttcaagacgcctcctgtttGAAGAAACTAGTCGCCTGCATTGctctgatgtgattttggcctattcttccacacaagcagtcttaaaatcttgaaggttctgtgggcttcattTATGGACCTCCAGTTTCAGtcctttccatagattttcgattggattcaagtcaggtgattggctaggCCATTCTAGcaactttattttgtttctttgaaaccaattgagagtttccttggcagtgtgtttgggatcattatcctgctgaaatgtccacctcgttttattttcatcatcctcgtagatagcagcagatttttgtccaGAACGTcacggtacatttgcccattcatccttccttcaataatgtgaagtttaccagtaccatttgctgaaaagcagccccacaccatcatgttcccacctccgtacctgactgttggtatggtgtttttaaggtgaaaggtgatgtgcagtgccatttctcctccaaacgtggtgtgcataatggcatccaaacagttcagttTTGCTCTCATCGGACCAGACTATagtctcccagtatttaactggcttgtccaaatgttgttcagcaaactttaacgagctttgacatgcttttttttcagcattggggtcttgcgtggtgagcgtgcataccagccatggcggcggagtacattactcactgttttccttgtgagaACAGGACCTGCTAATTCCCGGTCTTTTTGacgctctccacaggtggtccttggttcttggacaactcttcagATAATTCTTTGCcaatcctctgtcagaaatcttgggaggagcacctgatcgaggcaaatttattgtggtatgattggcttttcacttatgtattatggccccaaccgtgctcactggaacattcagaagcttagatatgcgaatgtaaccaatgccatcgttatgttttgcaacaattagtttgcgatggtcttgagacagctctctgctcttacccatcatgtgTCTTggctcacaccttggcaatgagacatttttgttggccatcaattaggactgaaccagctgatattcatttgcactgacaaggggctggaatgctgtttgattattgatagattgtaggtgttgtcttggctttccatgccctTTTGgacctcccttcatgtgttcaatactttttccctgtgtcatttcacattattacacgcaACTTAATAGCTGATCTTATTTGCTCtactttgtatgtatgtatggattacttgggttgttcccgacatctggtgaaaatttaatgtcaacagcacctttggaactatatttagtgagaaaatggtgacgtgttaaatacttatttcagccgctgtataggTATTTATCCAAGAGCCATAAAAACTTGAAACTTGATATTTTGATTTCCTAAGTAGCGATAAGAAGTCTTATGGACCTACTTTTTGGATATATCCTGAAAACACTGGAAATACTAAAGTGTACTGTAttgtgagaattttttttatttaattgtgtgaatgctaaAGAGCCAACacaaaaattcagtttttattattctgtCCTTATTTGTCCATTTACTCCCACCACATTTCTCGACCGATTCAAACTATTCCTATTCCCAGTCTCACATTCTCGATGTCAACAATGCAATGAATTCCACAGCATTTCACTGCAGTGTCAGATCTTCAGCATTCATTCACTCAGAAATTGCATTCTAGTTTTGTGTAGTATTGtgtcatatttatttaattgtggAATAAGATCAACTTATGTCCCAGTGAATGTAGTTTAATGAATTTTTAGATAATTCAGCCCCCGAGAGCGGTTTGACTTAGCAACATCAAATtgggtaggcatgtctatcatgagtagacccacaaaaaagtctcaagaagccatgccctcCAAAGACAGgagaagtcagccattttgggtcgATTTTAGACTTTAGCAATTTTAGAGTCATTTTGGCAATTTTCAGAGGTAATTTTGGCAATTTTCAGAGGTAGTAAAGATGAACTTTTTTTCCGATGGCAACCAAATTTGGACCACGTACAGTGggaagaaaaagtatgtgaaccctttggaatttatcaaatttctgcataaattggtcataaaaagTGCTCTGAAGTTAATCTAAATCAGAAGAATAAACTGTTTGCTTAAAGTAatatacaaaatatgtttttatatttttatagaaaacattcataggaaaaaaagtcagtgaAGCCCTATCTCCCACTGTATACTAGACCAATAAATGGTGACAGTTGTTTGTCAATTAATTTTCATGTTAAGCAGTTTTGTGGTGTTACTTGAATGATACAAAATCTGGAATTTAGATGGTACTGGTCTCCACTTTTTAAAGTGAATGTAAGCTATACATTTAGATACTGTGTATGTCATTAATGACcagcattatttttaaatttcctgCGAAGTACAGTAGCTGAGTAGGAATTGCTTTTGTTACACcaactgaaataaataatgttgtttCCAAATTATTTCTTGTATGATAAACAAACACTTACTCTACCattgatttatttcattatgtgaagactcttaattgtccataggtgtgaacaaATTgggattgactggtgaccagtcggcggcacggtgaacgactggtgaccagtcggcggcacggtgaataactggttagagcatctgcctcacagttctgaggaccggggttcaatccccggccccgcctgtgtggagtttgcatgttctccccgtgcctgtgtgggttttctccgggcactcaggtttcctcccgcatccgaaaaacatgcatggtcgattaattgaagtctctaaattgcccctaggtgtgaatgtgagtgcaaatggttgtttgtttgtgtgtgccctgcggctcagaaaatggatggatggtgaccAGTCCACAGTTTACCCCGCttcttgcctaaagtcagctggaaaaggctccagctcacccctaAGGAAACGGGAATGTCCCTGTTGAGGGCTTGACACATtttatcacaatttaaaacggtTCATAGGTGTCTTCATAAAACATCtctgacattttattttcaaaatacacaaagcatAAAGAATTAGAAGTTATTAGCTGAGGGCGCGTCGTGAGTCGTCCTTTGTTCGTCTTGTTCCGGGTGTTGCGCTAAGGGGCCTGGTCATTGATTTTGGCGGGGTTGGCCGCGGGCGCGTCTTCGTGTgcattcttctttgttggttttcaccgcttcttcgttggtttggAACATTTAGAAGCACCTGTAACCAATTGCCATcctggcaatgagacctttttgtaggccatcaatttggactgaaccagctgatattcatttgcactgacaaggggctggatttctgtttgattattgatagattttaggtgttttcTTGGCTTTCCGTGCCCTTTTGCtcctcccttcatgtgttcaatagttttcccctgtcatttcacattattacacatcaTTTCTGATCTTACTTGtactactttctttgtatatatggattacttgggttgttcccaacatctggcgaaaattgaaaatttcatgtcaatagcacctttggaaatatatccatccatccattttccaaactttcactttttaatacttggttGCAAATTCTTTGCAGTCAAGGACAGCCTGAAGTGTGGAACACATAGACATTGCCAGATGCTGAATTGTCATCGCTGATGATCCTCTGCCAGACCTTAACTGTAACTGCCTTCAGTTCCTGCGTGTTCTTGGGgcattttcccttcagttttgtctCCAGCGAGTGAAATGCATGCTCGATCGGATTAAGGTCAGgcgattgacttggccattAAATAACTTTCCACTGACTTCTTTGCCTGGTGCCGGTCCACGGCCTGGTGTTTGGGGAGTCTATGCTATGGGTTACAAAAATTTGATTAACTATTGAGTATTGATTGAATATTACTGATTTCCTCAGAATGTTTCTTTGTCTTCaagaagcaaaacaacaaacaagtgACAACAAGCAAGGCAACAATAAAGAGAGCAAACAGTGAGTACAGTCCAATCTCTGCATCACCGGCGGAGAGAGTGATACCCAGGAAGTTGACGGTGTTGACGGAAGGAGGAGACGTGCTGGGCACACTGGTGCCTGTACAGAAGATGGACAGAAGAAATTTGATGTCTTTTCTATccttgcaattgactggcgatcaATCAAACTGACCTTCCACCTCGTGGTTTAGACACTCATGCGGCCCGGTAGCGGGTTCTGGAAATCCGTTACAGGTGACGATGGTGGCGTAGTAGGCAGCAGACATCTTGGACACCCGACGAAGTTTGGGGTCTGAGTGATTGACGTGGAAGAGTCCGAACCTTTCAGAAAATCCCGTGGCCCACTCCAGGTTATCCATCAATGACCAAGCCGTGTAGCCCCTAATATCCACGCCATCCAGTACATAAGCTATGAGGACATTAGAATTGTATGAATTAGTTCTCGCTAAAACCAGACTACTGTTAGCATGTTTGTTTAATTCACCTTTCAAAACCTGGTTGATGTATTTCTCATAGTAGTAACTCCTGTGGAAATCATTCAAATCCACCGGCCCACGCTCCGAGATCCCGTTTTCTGTGATGATAATAGGAGGATTTCCATATTCCTCCTGAATGAAGTTTAATATCCTCCGGAATCCGAATGGCGAGACCTTGAGCCAAGACGAACCCGAATCCAGCCACGTGCGATCTGCGATTGTTCCCGCGCCTCTGGAATACTCATACAAGGTTTTCTGACATTCACAACAGAAAATGGAGACGGTAATAAAATATAGGAAACCAAAGCCTGAACTGGTTTACCTATCGGCGTCATAGTGCTGAAGGTTCCCGTAATCCACAGGGAAGGCCAGGACGGTGGTGTAATGGTTGAATCCAAAGTAATCGTAAGTACCTTTGATTCTTTTTACCTCTTCCGCGGTGAATTCAGGCagcctggaaaaaaagaaatttgagtAATCATCCCGTCAAATTTATGATTTTCCAAACAAATAGTTGAGATTACCGAGATTTGGGCAGCCCAGCTTCGAGGCTTCTCTTTTGAATGATCGTCTTCATCATATCACTGTAGTCTCCCTTAAATACAGGGTGTGCAAACCAGCCGATGTAGAACTGCAATAACATGAAAGACGGTGGTGAAGCGGGCTACTCCCGGGAATGGtcggcaatcgcagggcacgtgtagacaaacaaccatttacacctatggaaaatcgaatgtgggaggaacctggagtaccaggagaaaaccacACGGGAAGGGCGTAGCCCAGATTCAAAACCCCAAATCTTTCCGCACATTTCTAGTTAAATCTCTAAttaaattggttaaaaaaaaatctaacatggTACCTGCACCACACGCCTTGCAGCATCGACATCCTCCTGCTTATAAGGGTTCCTGGGCTCGGACCAATCGGAATTGATGGTGATGGAGATGATTCCGCCCTGCTTGCTGCGGTACTTGTCGTTGTACAGATGCCAGGCCTCTGCGTGCGCTTTGAGCAAGTGGTGGCCCACAATGTACGGCAACGTGCCCGGTCGGAAACTAATCCCTGGATGGTAAATAAAGGAGGAAATTAAGGGCTTGACATGTtttgtttcacaatttaaaatagttcGTAGGTGTCTTCATTGGGGATGCTCGCTACCAATTTTTGAGACCGATACCAGCATAATACCACAACAATTACCAATACCATtaatacttttgatacataacatTTCActaaacacaatgacagataatcgTGATCAAAGACGTTTCTATCTTTGTGACACACATGATCAGGCCCGACATAATTTGTCGGGAGTGACAAAACTTCTtggagtgtgacataatccacgaccaacgatttggccctgcgATAGCCCTACAACACCAAAATGAAGTCTaacatgtttatatatatatatatatatatatatatatatatatatatatacatatcgatacctggtatcggtactcgctaTGCTTAGTCTTCATAATACGTCACTGACATTATGTGGTCAAACTATACAAAAGATAAAGAATTactattaattaataattattaatcaTTTAAGACCAAGATGATTGCTCCTTAGATGTACTGTGGGTGTGTCTCTGACAAACAAATGGTAATCCGTTAAATATCATGGAAATAACGTGACACCCCGAGaaaaggcagtcacatgacacaGTTGGAGGaggcttgctaaaaaaaaaaaattatcttcagtccattttttaaattaacttaataactgtgtgtttgctgtgttctccactgtgatgggttaaaagCAGAGTACTAATTTAGAGAATATTCATGtgtcatgacaataaagatgatttgcaTTCTAATTTCCATAAAATAATGCCTCATGTGAATGAGGTACATTAGATGTACAAACCTGGAGCAGCAGCTCCATAGCCGTGACCCACATTGGCGATGTTGTACGGCTCATTAATGGTAATCCAGAATTGGACTTTGTGACCAAGGCGGCTAAAAATGAGGTCGGCATAAGCCCGGAATTTGAGCACAATGGTTTCATTCTCCCAGCCTCCAATGTCCTGCAAAGCTTGAGGAAGGTCCCAGTGGTACAGAGTGATCTAACGGCACAGACGATAAAATAGGGTCGGTCGATGCAAAGCTAAAACTTTTATGATTagtttattattagtattagtgccacactgaaaagaaaaaatatatatactacaaaaataatattgtatatacagtatgtgagatTAAAGATGTGATATATCAAGTCTtactttcttgaaaaaaaatccaataaccAAACCATTAActgaacatttttaatgttttatctGGAAAATTATGGACATTATTTtcgtaaaatgtttaaaaacctTTGTCTCATAACGTAAGTTATTTTTCTATTACACTCTAGCCCTaattctaataaaataaaataaaaactttcgtGGGTACTTCGATTTCTACGTACATGAGGTTGGATATTTGCATCGAGCAGGGCATCCACCAACTGACTGTAGTAACTCAATCCAGCTTCATTTATGTTGTTGGTGGTGCCATCAGGAAGAACCCTTGGCCAGGATATGGAGAAACGGTAATGCGTCACCTTGAGTTGCCTCAACATTGAAACATCCTCATCTATTTTGTTGTAACTGTCGCAGGCGACGTCCCCGTTGTCGTCGTTGAACACTCGGAGCGGTGTGTGGGCGAACTTGTCCCAAATGCTTAGACCTTTTCCATCGGCCCTCCATCCTCCTTCGATCTAGAAGCAGTCAATGCGAAACATcaggaaaacacacaaaagtatGCTTTACATGTCACTTTTCAACATTGCCTGATATGATGCTGTTGCAGTACTCCAGATGAAGTCTTTGGCAAAATTTCCgtaaagtattttttcatcCTCTGGTGTGGGAAATCCATTGTCCTTGATGACTCTATGGTAGAAATGAGCGGAATACTTGGGTGTTCTCGGGCGGTTCGGGTCCTCGAAGTCGACGTGGTGCAAGCCGAATCCCACTTTGAACCCGTCGAGCCACTCGAATGAGTCCATGAGAGAGGCGGCCGTGAAGCCTCTCACCTTCACATCGTCCAAATCGGAGGCTGTCAAATTGgaggaaattattttaaaaaaaagagctgtGGAAAGAAAGATTCCAAGAAATTATATGACATTAACTCATCAATATTGGCTTTAATATTACACACTgaaattgacttttcttttcaaaaacgcattctttttttctccaaaatatacaatttcattctcataatattgcaacGTTTCATCTCAAACAATGTACTCTTGTATTTAATCTAAAACTACTGTATTACAACTTTCTAtctcaaaatattttacttattttactttttactcgAAGAGCTAGTGTTTTCGTAATATCATGAGTTCGTCGAGAAAATACACAACTTTTTTATAAAAAGTGTCCGATTTTATTCGCTTAAGGCATgactataataataaaaagacaattttgaaaaattatAACTCCttcctggaaaaaaatgactttttatctggaaaaatgacttttcttcctggaaaatatacacattttttccTCAACAAATATGACCagaatcaaaaaaaaatatgactctatttttttttacctctgaaaatatataactttgatctaaaaaataattgacatttaATCTCGAAAGACTATACCGGTACaccttttttcaaaaaatacttttttttttttccccacagaaatatgccatttttaatttgaaaataaatgacttgtagctaaaaatatatatatctttaaatcatggaaaaatacaactttttaccTTGAAAATAGATGACTGACCATTTATTTTCTTACCTTCACAGCATCAAGATCATAGGCTATAAAGACGTTGAAAATGATTCAAAGCAATACTacgtcaatttaaaaaatagcttACGTTACCTTTGAGAGCCTCATCAATGTaggttttgaaataaaacaccCTGGCGGAGTCATCCCACTTTGTCTTTGATTCTGTGGCAACCCCACAGTTAGTGATGTAAATCTCCGGCTCTCCATATTCATCTTTGACCCAGTTGAGGAGTCTCCTTAAGCCCCAGGCCACAGCTCTCTGGTTTTTGATGGCCGTGGTTGGCGAATCCGCGTCTTCTCTTTCCGTCAGGTCACGATCGTATTCATAGGATGGCGGTGTGAGTCGAGCCGTGGCATGGCTTACTGTCTTTGTGGTGAAGTGGTTTAAGCAGAACACATCAGCGGTCCCCCTGATGTACTTCCTTTCCTCTTCGGTGAACTTAGGCAGTCTGGACTCCGCCAGACCTTGGAGTTCGCTCTTGTTTCCAACCTGCCACTTCATCGCGTCGGGATAGTCGCCGTTCTTGAAAATGGGGTGAGCGAACCAGCCCAATTGGAACTGCATCGCACGGTCGGCGGCCGCCACTTCACGGAGAACGCGGACGTCCTTCGGTTCTACCCAGTCAGAATTGAGCGCGAGAGAAACTTGACCACCTTGGGATTTGCGGTATTTTTCATCGTAGATATGGTAAGCTTTGGCATGGGCTTTTATGAGGTTGTGTGCAACTCTATATGGCGCACTTCCTGGCTTCCTAACATTTGGCGGAATCTGTCCGAGTCCGTATCCTGACCACGCGATGGTGTACGGCTGATTGAAAGTCATCCAAAACTTGACCCTGTCTCCGAAGGTAGAAAAACAGAAATCAGAAAAATCAGCGAAAATTTCGATCATGCCTGAACTCTCCCAGCCGCCAATATTTTGCAACTCCTGAGGGAGATCCCAGTGGTACAGCGTTACCAATGGTGTGATGCCATTTACCAGAAGATCATCAATAACGCTGTTGTAAAAGTCAACACCCTTTCGATTGAGGGAACTTCGCAGACCACTAGGAAAGATCCTGGACCAGGACAAGGAAAATCGGTACGACTTAACCTCCAAAGCTCGCAGCATGTAGAGGTCCTCCCGGAATCTGTGGTAACTGTCACAGGCCACGTCTCCATTGGCGTTACCCGGTATACTACCTGGCTTGTGGGTAAACACATCCCAAATACTTGGTCCTTTCCCATCGGAATTCCAGGCACCTTCAATTTGGTAAGCAGAAGACGATACTCCCCAGGTGAAATTTGGTGGGAAAGTGCCATAGTGGTAGATTTTCCGGTGGAATTTGGACTGTTGGGAAAATCTCTCCCATGTAACCTTGGACTTGGATGGAACCTCTGAAGGAGTTAACGCTTTTAAGGGAGGTTTAAATTGTGTCTGCGTCACTTTCAAAACACGCCCACGTCTACTACTAAatccattttgttttataacCTGTGAATAGAAGTACGCCGACTGTTTGGGGGTCCTAGGTCTGTCCGGGTCCTCAAAGTTGACATGGTGAAGCCCAAATCTTTGGCTGTAGCCTTGTCTCCCCTCGAATCCGTCCATTAGCGACTGCACGGTGAACCCCCGCACGTCCACCCTGTCAAGGAGTCTTgctatgaaacaaaacatgattaaaaatcaGGAAGTACATAAATCcctcaatccattttctataccacttatcctgtccaggggagatggagcctatcgcaATCTCGAAAACATACAACTTCTTTCTAGAAAATACACTATATGATCttgcattacaaaaatatattttgtatagctagaaaaaaaaaaaactttcatcttGAAAGTAGAATTTCTGGAACATGTCTATAATCTAAACAATACaactttttatctaaaaaaaaatataccacttcttgaaaatatattgaatcttgaaaatatatgactttttttgtcaaacaaatatCTATCttgtacaaatacaattttataaaaCATTATTGTTGTAAGGTTTTGACTATTTATCACCacaaaatacatctttgtt contains:
- the LOC133486842 gene encoding lactase/phlorizin hydrolase-like isoform X2 → MKYLFLASLCVTYLYDILSSEVNGGEVFMLLAGPLPDHRSTVQAEKVFNCGGPIPSGSPRYFDYLRKRGVTHFQVPLSWHRLLPSGLPSQPQQTVLSYYRTLLNQILTAGLQPLVILHGSTVPEALRSKFGGWESRELQGMFVLYAEFAFGEFGKLARSWVIISNLDEVWREGPPHDERYQQDLLLLIQNIYQLYHGSFGDKGKVSIGLRASDIELLSQIRDALRMDFLLVQLESNCASAFNLIEELTRLQMPSKDVPILVYKMTVCDCADSRFQACRNFLKVLNSNNMKIEGCDMVDMLGKMDTEGLSTSIGVLGYSSEMTNSYQTVWDKFGVQLESERDIFLNKFFPSDFQWATSSESFKVEGGWAEGGKGETIWDRFGHENKVFDNQTADQACDSYHKVDYDVYLLRGLQVNTHQFSISWARIFPSGYRRSQSHKGVLYYDKLINALINSGIQPVVTLYHWDLPQDLQNQGGWTNASIIDAFKDYADFCYSTFGDRVKMWNTFSSPWVVSHAGYGVGDHPPEVQDYVVASYQVTHHLIKSHAEAWHVYDDKYRTKQGGKVGIALNSDWAEPLDPSRPEDVVAAYRSLQFMLGWFAHPIFVDGDYPATLKSQIDKKNKLCPHSKPAILPVFTPEESQRINGTADFFGLNHYTSRLINSSDGGCAVGPQGVGDFQTHVDPSWSRTASDWIYSTPWGLRRLLNYIALEYLNIIKVPVYITGNGMPTEFGGTPLNDTSRVDYLRRYINEALKARLLDRVDVRGFTVQSLMDGFEGRQGYSQRFGLHHVNFEDPDRPRTPKQSAYFYSQVIKQNGFSSRRGRVLKVTQTQFKPPLKALTPSEVPSKSKVTWERFSQQSKFHRKIYHYGTFPPNFTWGVSSSAYQIEGAWNSDGKGPSIWDVFTHKPGSIPGNANGDVACDSYHRFREDLYMLRALEVKSYRFSLSWSRIFPSGLRSSLNRKGVDFYNSVIDDLLVNGITPLVTLYHWDLPQELQNIGGWESSGMIEIFADFSDFCFSTFGDRVKFWMTFNQPYTIAWSGYGLGQIPPNVRKPGSAPYRVAHNLIKAHAKAYHIYDEKYRKSQGGQVSLALNSDWVEPKDVRVLREVAAADRAMQFQLGWFAHPIFKNGDYPDAMKWQVGNKSELQGLAESRLPKFTEEERKYIRGTADVFCLNHFTTKTVSHATARLTPPSYEYDRDLTEREDADSPTTAIKNQRAVAWGLRRLLNWVKDEYGEPEIYITNCGVATESKTKWDDSARVFYFKTYIDEALKASDLDDVKVRGFTAASLMDSFEWLDGFKVGFGLHHVDFEDPNRPRTPKYSAHFYHRVIKDNGFPTPEDEKILYGNFAKDFIWSTATASYQIEGGWRADGKGLSIWDKFAHTPLRVFNDDNGDVACDSYNKIDEDVSMLRQLKVTHYRFSISWPRVLPDGTTNNINEAGLSYYSQLVDALLDANIQPHITLYHWDLPQALQDIGGWENETIVLKFRAYADLIFSRLGHKVQFWITINEPYNIANVGHGYGAAAPGISFRPGTLPYIVGHHLLKAHAEAWHLYNDKYRSKQGGIISITINSDWSEPRNPYKQEDVDAARRVVQFYIGWFAHPVFKGDYSDMMKTIIQKRSLEAGLPKSRLPEFTAEEVKRIKGTYDYFGFNHYTTVLAFPVDYGNLQHYDADRKPCMSIPEAREQSQIARGWIRVRLGSRSRHSDSGGY